Within the Staphylococcus warneri genome, the region TGAAGTAATTGTTAAGTTAATGTTTTGTAAATTTATATTAAATTCAAGGAGTGTAAATATATATTTGTATTAATGCATCATTTTATATTTGATGGTTTTATAACGGATTTCAATCGTTATAAATATGATTTGACCAATAATATGGATTACTATCAGTTAGTAAAGTATTGAAAATTAAATCAACCCAATTATTCGCATTGTCATACGGTAAGCGTTATAATTCATTTGATTTATATATAAATGTAGTTTGAGATGTTTTATATCTCTTGCTGTAAGGAGGCTTTTTTATATGACTCAATCTAAACCAGTCATTGCTGTTGAAGAACATTTTGTTATAGAGGAGTTAGATTCTTTTAAAGATGAAGATCCTAATGGTCCACATGCGAAAGCGGTAGCACCTATCATGAACCGTTTGAAGAACTTAGGTGACAATCGTATTGCTGAAATGGATGAAGCGGGAGTGGCAAAGCAAATTGTGTCTCTAACTGCACCTTGTACACAACAATTAGAGAGATGAGGCAATCCAACTGTCTACTAAGGCAAATAATTTACTTGGTGAAGCAGTTCAAAAGCATCCTGAAAGACTTGCTGGATTTGCAACGCTACCCACCATTGAGCCAGAATTAGCCGCACAAGAATTAGAGCGTACTGTGAATGAATTTGGATTTAAAGGCGCGATTATAAATGGGCATACGTTAGGAGACTATTTAGACCATCCTAAATTTGAAATACTCTTTGAAAAGGCTGAACAATTAAATGTACCTATCTATTTACATCCAGCCATTCCACCTGACAATGTGATTGATACGTATTACAAAGGTAATTTTTCAAGTGATGTTGCAATGCAATTTGCTTCTGCTGGATGGGGCTGGCACATCGAAACAGCTATTCACTTAATTCGCATCGTGTTGAGTGGTACATTTGATAAGTATCCCGATTTAAAAATAGTGACAGGACATAATGGGGAAGGTGTATTATACGCACTTCAAAGATTGGATACTTTAATTCCACCACAATTGTCTCATCTAAAGAAAAAAGTCAGTGATTATCTTAAAGAGAATATTTATTATTCAATTTCTGGTTATACTTATGCACCACCATTTATGCAAATGTATGAACAAGTAGGTGCTGATCATATTTTATATTTTAGTGACTATCCATATGTTTCTATGAAAGATACATTAGATTTTGTTGATCAATTAGATATCAGTGAGGAAGATAAAGATAAGATTTTATACAAAAATGTGCAGCAATTATTTAATTTATAAAGGAGTATGATATTAATGGATAATCAATTAGAACCACTTAATCCTAAAAAAGTAGCATTTATAGCTGTAGATTTACAGAAAGATTTACCGATGACGTATCATCCTTATCCATACGCTACAATTACTGAAAATGCAGGTAAATTAGCACGTGCATTTGAACAAGCAGGTGCATTGAATGTCTTTTTCAAAGTTGGTACTACAGA harbors:
- a CDS encoding amidohydrolase family protein is translated as MSTKANNLLGEAVQKHPERLAGFATLPTIEPELAAQELERTVNEFGFKGAIINGHTLGDYLDHPKFEILFEKAEQLNVPIYLHPAIPPDNVIDTYYKGNFSSDVAMQFASAGWGWHIETAIHLIRIVLSGTFDKYPDLKIVTGHNGEGVLYALQRLDTLIPPQLSHLKKKVSDYLKENIYYSISGYTYAPPFMQMYEQVGADHILYFSDYPYVSMKDTLDFVDQLDISEEDKDKILYKNVQQLFNL